A region of the Andrena cerasifolii isolate SP2316 chromosome 15, iyAndCera1_principal, whole genome shotgun sequence genome:
ATATTTGTTGTTGGTATTGGTATTACTACATAAtttatataacttttatttacgattataattatttaaagcgAACGCTACTGTAAAATCTTCCTGTTATCAAAGTACTAACGTTCTTTTGATTACTGTTTTATGACAAGTTTACGAAGCTTTGTTGATACTATTTGGGATGAAAAATCCCAAAGTTAATATAACTAATGGTAAAATCATAGTAGCGTATTAGCTGGAGCTACAAGTAAATTACGTGTTCTTGTAAAACAGTTATTATTCGACAAGTATGTAAAGATTAAATCACACTCAGATACTAGACTGTCTATTTTTCATTCGAACGTAGAGTAGAAGGCAAACACGGCAATCGTACTAAAAATTTGTAGCGATAGCGTAGACTGTAGATTGTTGATCCACGTGTTAACGTTAGGAATTTATCATACAGACCTATCGTGCATGCACATAGGTACACAAGTGCATACATACTTTATTTATTACGCGAAATGCGTAACATTTTGAACGAGCTTTTCACAAATGACTCGTTTCTAACCATTTGCATCGTACGTTCACCTCCCTTCTACTTGCTAGATCAAGGATAATGTTGAAATCAGATGGCTGTGATAGTAATAGTTATGCAGAGGTTTTTATTTCGGAATAATGTATGTAAGCGGAATTCACGTGTTAGTCGGTTAAAGCTAGCATTAACTAAGCATTGTAGGTTTGCTAAAATTTCGtgttattttttgattttctaaacGAAACGTATGGATTATTTGTCAGTTTCAAAGAAGTAGAGGATTTTATAGTAAAGATCAGAGGACAAAATAAAGTCAGTTGTTTTAGCAATATTATGGGTTGAATGTTGTCTTCTACTATTTCTCGGAATGATTCTGCAAAATAATTGTCATTTTTGgtcacttttaaaattttgacaTTGGGCAggtcatttttaagattttatgaGCTTGTCGAACTTTTTCTATACAAACTTGTGTATCGTTTATTGGAACCACTTCCCCAGAGGACCTGAGGCACAAACAAACTTTGCGATTTAAATCCAtccatttgtaattatattttgtaagCATGAAAAATAGAATTCTATACGGCacgaaataataaacatttagcaataaaaaacattaaaatccgtacattagttcttgagaaaaaaattaatgaaaatagcACCTCTTCTTCGACTAACAAAGTAAAATGGGCCTTTAAACTCGAATAACAGAGGGTGCCAGAGATGTTCTCCATAGTTTTATATTTACAGCaaaagaaaagtgaaaaatcATATGTACAAGAGAAACTTAAACGTAGTAAAATAGTGGAAGCAGCAGACTTCACAATGGTATAAATACGAACGTAATATTCAATTTTATCGGGCTTCAAGTGTTCATGGAACAAAAAaggcacgattttatttaataaccaaatATTTAAGGGGAGTTGGGTGCAAGAAGCACaatgaattaatattttattgatatCTAGAAACAGGTAGATCTGTTACAAGTTCAAAAAATATGAACAAGACACCCTATAAGCTATCATCTTGATAGATGATATAAGATAATACCCTATAGGTATCAAGATAATATTAATGTCCCATTGTGCCCCTTGCAtcaaagtggcctaagtccccctacatatacagtgagtaaaaaagtatttggacactttataaaatcgcataacttttttagaattggtccaaacgccttgagtattttttagaagctagaaggattagtttgctaaatgacgtatttggtcgttttgaaaaaaaatgtatttggtcggaatagcgaaaaaaatagtaaaggtcgattttttaactttttttgtgagcttgtaatgaaaattcaaaaaaaccgtttgtagattgcagtaagttgtatacgtgcctaaaatttcatcaaaatcggttaacgttgctccgagctacaaacgtttaaagatcgcataataaggtcgaaaatcgctgatttcgggaattttcacgattctcgaccttattctgtgatctttaaacgtttgtagctcggagcaacgttaaccgattttcatgaaattttaggcacgtatacaacttcaatctacaaacgggttttttgaattatcattacaggctcagaaaaaaaagttaaaaaaaggacctttacaattttttttttctactacgaccaaatgcatttttttcaaaacggcggaacacgtcacttagcaaactaatccttctagcttctaaaaaaaaacacatgacgtttggaccaattctaaaaaagttatgcgattttaaaaaccgtcgaaatactttttttactcactgtatataaatatagaattagTCGCCATAAAAAATAGCATCTGTCAAATACAATTAAtgtttaatatacaaataaGTATCATacactgaaaattttcagaatcatgTATTATTCTTATTTAGCATCGCATAGTGGTTGAAGATTCTGATTACAATGGGTACCAAAACGACAACAATGGGTACCAAAATGTGAACAATGGATACCAAAACGACAACAACGGGTACCAAAACGATAACAATGGGTACCAAAATGTGAACAATGGATACCAAAACGACAACAATGGGTACCAAAATGTGAACAATGGATACCAAAACGACAACAATGGGTACCAAAACGGCTACAATGGATACCAAAGCGACTACAATCAGCGCCAAAACAACAATGAGCGCCAAAACGGCTACAATGGATACCAAAGCGACTACAATCAGCGCCAAAACGACAACAATGAGCGCCAAAACGTCTATAACGAGCGCCAAAACGGCTACAATGGGTTCCGAAACGACAACAATCAGCGCCAAAACGGCTACAATGGGTACCAAAACGACAACGGTCAGCGCCAGAACGGCTACAATGAGCGCCAAAACAACTACAACGAGTACCAAAACTTTCAACCGATAGCGAAGTTCGATAAACCGATCGTCGTAAAGGCTCTTGAGAAATCGAAAAACAAGCAGGACTTCAGTAAAATTCCTGGTATTCCGGGCGTAGACTTTCCTTTGTATCACACCGTACCGCCAACAAGTTTTTCTTGCGCCCACGTTCCATACGTACCAGGAATGTACGCGAACGTGGAAACCGGTTGCCAGGTAATCTACTCATTTCGATAATTGATCTTATTGTTACACGTCAAGTCTGTCGAGTTACAAATTGATAGATGCTGACTAATCGTAAGTGAAACTTCTCTCCTTAAACTGTAAACTATTGGCATGCTTAGAATATTTGTAAATGggtcagaatttaaattaattaaaattttcctaCGAATTCCAATTTAGTACGTATACAAGGTGAATGAGATAATTCCTTgctcaaaaatataatttaaggtAAACAATAGGGTTTCCTCGTCCGAGGCTTTGTATTCGCACattttattatactttttattgCGTAATTTCTTATTGTAACTTACAAGGGGGGGTACCACGTGATAGacgtcgattttgatgagctttggcacgatggatctatgtcgaaaataagtaaataggtgtcccaatatttgcacgtaaattattaaaaatttcatagtggccgctgggttttagtgggttaaaatcccacactatcctggcgccccgggggattcccctctggaggagtcagggtgtcttttgaagatttccccaaattaaaaaaaaatataaaaaaaatgtataaaatttttttttaacgtggagattaTTGATAAACATCATTTACATCCcagcagaaaaatatttcttaaaatattccatACCGTTGGAAATATTTCAGCCACTCAACACAGTCGGACTGCTCGAACCACATTCGGAGGCGCTCGGATTTTCCGAGTCACCCGAAACAATTCAGGCTAACCCCCTCTTTCGCGCCacccggattttacgggtacccggcccggcccggcccggtcggtcgagccgagccaggctcggctcactttattcgagtacccgaacagctctaTTCCACCGGACCTCCTCGATCTATTCACCTTTCACCGAAGTTTCGATTAAAATGTTGTCTCACACTAATTGAAAAGTGTGGAGGACGCTCGTAAATACAAAAGTAGATTTTACATTGAACGGATTGATTTTGGGTCCTATGTtgattaaccctcgtcagacggcacaattttacaacgttaacagacggcagaggcacaattgcaccctcacatatttCATACGAATATTCCCACTGTCGGTATAATctgtacgataaattgataacattcagactcaatgaaaatcaataaaaaaattcccaaattttcttttataatgtaaattatttacattttttactttcttttataacaaaataacattatcatttaaaaaaatcgcattctttttttcttgcattatcttcatacaaaatatataggggcgccactgggcctatgccgctgttatggatgcaaccctcgactcgaccccctggctcggaagggggttgagatatttttctgaaatttggtctatataacCTAGAcgaaaaatttagagatgtcacgaaacttcagccctccctgggttctcgaaaaaaagttatcgcaatttaaaaacgcaaaagttacaattgtacctatgctgtctgacgagggttaagcCTTGTTTACTACTCTCGGTGAGAACTATAAGCCCCTAAAGTCTTGGACCCTTTTCTTTAGCACCCGGTACATATGTAAGTTAGGTAGGTATGTCAATTGTAAATGACCCAAATTCATGTTTCAGGCGTATCACATCTGTCATGACGGTCGAGAGGGTCATCAAGGTGCATCTTTCCTGTGCACTAATGGAACGCTTTTCAACCAACGAGACTTTGCTTGCGATTGGTGGTATAATGTGAACTGTGCTGACGCGCCGTCTTTGTACAGGTGTGCTATAACACTTTCTTTCATAAACCCAGCTGTACCTAGGTGACTGGCACTTCAGCATTCTATTCAGAGCGAATGAATATGGTTAGCATAATCGGTTACAGTGTTTGCGAGATAAACGAAGGGGCACAAGAATAAAAGGTATAAcaagcttaagggggtaggtcaccCTCGCTAGCCTTAAaacaggccttttttcaaacgcaaattgtaaggtGATAAATAACAATAGAGACAacgttttttttagttttattcgttgttctatgagctttaacacataCAACGAAAAGCGCTCCaatgatttggatgaaaatttaatgagacatGCAGAAAACCATCCCCTAAGATGCGTTGgaagcagattttcgaaaaaaaataatacaatttttatgttgaaaaatacgattttagtgatttcttgtatggaaaatattttttatcttttttttaagaatttatctcgaaaatctgcttccAACACATcttagggaatggttttctgcatgtctcattaaattttcatccgaaTCCTTGAAgaggttttcgagattttatgtacatcatcaaacggtgcaccgcgtgcatgccattacgtttttactcacaagttTTATGTActtagagatatttagacttttcttttttggtgttaaagctcatagaacaacgaataaaactaaaaaaaaaacgttgtcTCTGTTGTTATTTATCaccttacaatttgcgtttgaaaaaagacCTGTTTTAAGGCTAGCGAGggtgacctacccccttaaagcctTCTTACATGAGGCTGTCacacatttttcttttctttttttttgcgtaATTAAGCCCAGCACAGCCACGTAGGGATACCGACAGAGTAGGAAGAATGATGTAGcgacatctttgaataaaaaaaaaaaacaaatgtgttatacgtattcaggacatttatattttaacgtacaa
Encoded here:
- the LOC143377245 gene encoding uncharacterized protein LOC143377245 — its product is MPRNCCSFAAVLLSVILLTTHTTPLQVTVIIILFDNNQRQNGYNGYQNDNGQRQNGYNERQNNYNEYQNFQPIAKFDKPIVVKALEKSKNKQDFSKIPGIPGVDFPLYHTVPPTSFSCAHVPYVPGMYANVETGCQAYHICHDGREGHQGASFLCTNGTLFNQRDFACDWWYNVNCADAPSLYRVNLDPEKNPYIPKKPKETAPKNMRIVVL